The Ralstonia wenshanensis genome includes a region encoding these proteins:
- the glgX gene encoding glycogen debranching protein GlgX has product MLRFPKTLAPGKPFPLGAQWDGLGINFAVFSANASKIELCIFDPTGRKELTRFALPECTDEVWHGYLPGVEAGLVYGYRAYGPWEPQHGHRFNPHKLLLDPYARRLVGALRWSDALFGYRLNSNRGDLSFDRRDSAPAMPKAVVTDESFNWGNDIRPNTPWSRTVIYEGHVRGFSMLREDLLPPERGTFSALGDSVFIERLQRLGITAIELLPIHAFLQDQFLVERGLRNYWGYNTLCFFAPEPSYLSAPSLHELKVAIRRLHAAGIEVLLDVVYNHTCEGSELGPTLSFRGLDNASYYRLVPGQERYYINDTGCGNTLNLSHPRVLQMVMDSLRYWVNAFHVDGFRFDLGVTLGREGNGFDPGSGFFDAIRQDPVLSTVKLIAEPWDVGPDGYQVGNHPPGFAEWNDRFRDGIRRFWRGDSGQRPDLAARLTGSGDLFDRRHRRPWASVNYVASHDGFTLHDLVSYADKHNDANGEDNRDGHNDNCSANWGMEGPTDDTAIQALRERVTRALLATVFFSNGTPMLLAGDEFGRTQDGNNNAYCQDNALSWLDWSMLEKDPGQALARYTARLIALRKESPALRWPHYVHGNTEILPGVQDIAWFDERGQVLSPDAWNDSEARALALRRACVETIDGEARPHVALLLINGAATDLTFTLPEPAMDWQIAIDSAAPEQDTRPHGSGTLKVEGRSVVLLLATQLATIAHIAGQPDADVSGETLGPVPETHHALQDDTAGQPATDDERTAPTAGQAANDDTGDATQ; this is encoded by the coding sequence ATGCTCCGCTTCCCCAAAACCCTCGCCCCCGGCAAACCCTTCCCCCTAGGTGCCCAATGGGACGGCCTGGGCATCAACTTCGCCGTCTTCTCGGCCAACGCCAGCAAGATCGAACTCTGCATCTTCGATCCCACCGGCCGCAAGGAACTGACGCGCTTCGCCCTGCCCGAATGCACCGATGAGGTCTGGCACGGCTACCTGCCCGGTGTGGAAGCCGGCCTCGTCTACGGCTACCGCGCCTATGGCCCGTGGGAGCCGCAGCACGGCCATCGCTTCAACCCGCACAAGCTGCTGCTCGACCCCTACGCCCGCCGGCTGGTGGGCGCGCTGCGCTGGTCTGATGCGCTGTTCGGCTACCGGCTGAACTCCAACCGTGGCGATCTTTCATTCGACCGCCGCGACAGCGCCCCGGCCATGCCCAAGGCTGTCGTCACCGACGAGTCATTCAACTGGGGCAACGATATCCGCCCGAACACGCCGTGGTCGCGCACGGTGATCTATGAAGGGCACGTTCGCGGGTTCTCGATGCTGCGCGAAGATTTGTTGCCGCCCGAACGCGGCACCTTCAGCGCGCTCGGCGACAGCGTCTTCATCGAGCGCCTGCAGCGGCTTGGCATCACCGCCATCGAACTGTTGCCCATTCACGCCTTCCTGCAGGACCAGTTCCTGGTGGAGCGCGGCCTGCGCAACTATTGGGGTTACAACACGCTGTGCTTCTTTGCGCCGGAGCCGTCGTACCTGTCGGCGCCATCGCTGCATGAGCTGAAGGTGGCGATCCGGCGGCTGCATGCGGCGGGCATCGAGGTGTTGCTCGATGTGGTCTACAACCACACCTGCGAAGGCAGCGAGCTGGGGCCGACGCTGTCGTTCCGGGGGCTCGACAACGCGAGCTACTACCGCCTCGTGCCGGGCCAGGAGCGTTACTACATCAACGACACGGGCTGCGGCAACACGCTCAACCTCTCGCACCCGCGCGTGCTGCAGATGGTGATGGATTCGCTGCGCTACTGGGTCAACGCGTTCCATGTGGATGGCTTCCGCTTTGACCTGGGCGTCACGCTCGGGCGCGAGGGCAACGGCTTTGATCCGGGCTCCGGCTTCTTCGATGCCATACGCCAGGACCCGGTGCTCTCCACCGTCAAGCTCATCGCCGAGCCTTGGGACGTAGGCCCCGACGGCTACCAAGTGGGCAACCACCCGCCGGGCTTTGCCGAGTGGAACGACCGCTTTCGCGATGGCATCCGCCGCTTCTGGCGTGGCGATTCGGGCCAGCGCCCGGACCTTGCCGCGCGCCTGACGGGCAGTGGCGACCTGTTCGACCGCCGCCACCGCCGGCCGTGGGCGTCGGTCAACTACGTGGCCTCGCACGACGGCTTCACGCTGCACGACTTGGTCAGTTACGCCGACAAGCACAACGATGCCAACGGCGAAGACAACCGCGACGGCCACAACGACAACTGCAGCGCCAACTGGGGCATGGAAGGCCCGACCGACGACACCGCCATCCAGGCCCTGCGTGAACGCGTGACACGCGCGCTGCTGGCGACGGTGTTCTTTTCCAACGGCACGCCGATGCTGCTGGCGGGTGACGAGTTTGGCCGCACGCAGGACGGCAACAACAACGCCTATTGCCAGGACAACGCCCTGTCGTGGCTCGATTGGTCAATGCTGGAGAAAGACCCTGGGCAGGCACTTGCGCGCTATACGGCGCGGCTCATCGCGTTGCGCAAGGAAAGCCCCGCATTGCGCTGGCCGCATTACGTGCACGGCAACACCGAGATCCTGCCCGGCGTGCAGGACATCGCCTGGTTCGATGAGCGCGGCCAGGTGCTCTCGCCCGACGCGTGGAACGACAGCGAGGCGCGGGCGCTGGCGCTTCGTCGCGCATGTGTCGAGACCATCGACGGAGAAGCGCGCCCGCATGTGGCGCTGCTGCTCATCAACGGCGCGGCGACGGACCTGACGTTCACGCTGCCCGAGCCTGCCATGGATTGGCAAATCGCCATCGACAGCGCAGCACCGGAGCAGGACACCCGTCCGCACGGCAGCGGCACGCTCAAGGTCGAGGGGCGCAGCGTCGTGCTGCTGCTCGCCACGCAACTCGCCACGATCGCCCACATTGCCGGGCAGCCCGATGCGGACGTCAGCGGTGAAACCCTGGGCCCGGTTCCCGAAACGCACCACGCACTGCAGGACGACACGGCCGGGCAACCTGCCACCGACGACGAGCGCACCGCCCCAACCGCGGGCCAAGCCGCCAACGACGACACTGGAGACGCCACGCAATGA
- the treY gene encoding malto-oligosyltrehalose synthase, with product MSEQTPLLAPVTLQRVPRATVRLQLHRDFTFDHARALVDDFAALGISHLYTSPITTAQPGSTHGYDVVDPTHVNPELGGERALEQLVDALHARGMGLIVDIVPNHMGVGGAHNAWWLDVLESGPDSAYANFFDIDWQPPNPALRNKVLAPFLGENYADALAGGRLQLAYDDTAARLAIAYYDHRFPIALADYATLLRAGNADTATHAVADRFAALGTIRSLRTRRERADEARDALRNLASTEAGAAHIAGALRTINAQPDQLEALMARQHWRLAHWRTANDEINWRRFFDIGSLAGLRMERTEVFEATHALLFRLYRLGWIDGVRIDHVDGLADPAAYCRQLRRRLQAEHAARPADRLTSRPWIVVEKILAPDEAMRTDWGVDGTSGYDFMNQVGALLHDARGEPPLTQGWLEWIGAPVAEAPFSATAVPARRQILHAHFAAELDAATSALHAVAQQNRSSHDMTWHAIRRALAEVIVHFPVYRTYANAQQRDAQDSAIVQTAMSGAATCLRRVDQPVLGWLDAWLGRQPAGQDKLRQLALRRCQQLSSPVAAKAVEDTACYRYGRLLSRNEVGADPGQFSMSANAFHHAMQARALSWPHAMLTTATHDHKRGEDVRARLAVLSERPTQWLAAAHQWRTEHAAWVRQLPTGPAPSPAAQWMLYQTLVGIWPADLDWHDADAVRELAERVAQWQEKAQREAKLRTDWFAPDADYETASRDFVLTLLTGEAAPTFLPSLSAFVQSVAPAAAINSLVQTLLRTTLPGVPDLYQGADFWDTSLVDPDNRRPVDYAARHRALRALHVHAGHSLASLLTHWTDGRIKQAVLARALALRAALPAVFESGDYQPLAVTGSGAHHVLAFARVHGAQAVVAIVPLHASALLGHTAAPTFADGAWRDTTVCLPPALSHTALHSAFDGQTLHSPRLALGQVLAHLPVALLHT from the coding sequence ATGAGCGAACAGACCCCCCTCCTCGCCCCCGTCACCCTCCAACGTGTGCCCCGCGCTACGGTGCGGCTGCAATTGCACCGCGACTTCACGTTCGACCATGCGCGCGCGTTAGTGGATGACTTCGCCGCGCTCGGCATCTCGCATCTCTACACGTCGCCCATCACCACGGCGCAGCCAGGCTCCACACATGGCTATGACGTAGTCGACCCTACACACGTGAACCCCGAGCTGGGGGGTGAACGCGCGCTAGAACAGTTGGTGGATGCGCTGCATGCGCGTGGCATGGGCCTCATCGTCGATATCGTGCCGAACCACATGGGCGTGGGCGGCGCACACAACGCGTGGTGGCTGGACGTGCTCGAATCCGGGCCCGACAGCGCCTACGCCAACTTCTTCGATATCGACTGGCAGCCGCCCAACCCCGCGCTGCGCAACAAGGTGCTCGCGCCTTTCCTGGGCGAGAACTACGCCGACGCACTGGCCGGCGGCCGACTGCAACTCGCCTACGACGACACAGCCGCCCGGCTGGCCATTGCGTACTACGACCACCGGTTCCCGATTGCGCTGGCCGACTACGCCACGCTGCTTCGTGCCGGCAACGCCGACACCGCCACACACGCGGTGGCCGACCGCTTTGCCGCGCTCGGCACGATCCGCTCACTGCGCACGCGCCGCGAGCGTGCCGATGAAGCACGCGACGCGCTGCGCAACCTCGCCAGTACGGAAGCCGGCGCTGCACACATTGCCGGGGCCCTGCGCACGATCAACGCGCAACCCGATCAACTTGAAGCCCTGATGGCGCGCCAGCATTGGCGCCTTGCCCACTGGCGCACCGCTAACGACGAGATCAACTGGCGCCGCTTCTTCGACATCGGCTCGCTGGCCGGCCTGCGCATGGAGCGCACCGAGGTGTTTGAAGCGACGCACGCGCTGCTGTTCCGGCTTTATCGCCTGGGCTGGATTGACGGCGTGCGCATCGACCACGTCGATGGCTTGGCCGACCCAGCCGCGTACTGCCGCCAGCTACGCCGCCGCCTGCAAGCCGAACACGCGGCACGCCCTGCTGACCGGCTCACGAGTCGCCCGTGGATCGTCGTCGAAAAGATCCTCGCCCCCGATGAAGCCATGCGCACCGACTGGGGCGTCGACGGCACCAGCGGCTACGACTTCATGAATCAGGTGGGCGCGCTGTTGCACGATGCGCGCGGCGAGCCCCCTCTCACCCAGGGCTGGCTTGAGTGGATTGGTGCACCGGTGGCTGAAGCGCCTTTCTCGGCCACGGCTGTACCCGCACGTCGCCAGATCCTGCATGCGCACTTTGCGGCAGAACTCGATGCAGCCACGTCAGCACTGCACGCGGTGGCACAGCAGAACCGCAGCAGCCACGACATGACGTGGCACGCCATCCGTCGTGCGCTTGCTGAGGTGATCGTCCACTTTCCCGTGTATCGCACCTATGCGAATGCGCAACAGCGGGATGCGCAGGATTCGGCCATCGTGCAAACCGCCATGTCGGGGGCGGCAACCTGCCTGCGGCGCGTTGATCAACCGGTGCTCGGCTGGCTCGATGCCTGGCTGGGCAGGCAACCTGCCGGGCAGGACAAGCTGCGCCAACTCGCATTGCGGCGGTGCCAGCAGTTGTCGTCGCCGGTGGCGGCCAAGGCGGTGGAAGACACGGCGTGCTACCGCTACGGGCGGCTGCTGTCGCGCAATGAAGTCGGCGCGGATCCGGGTCAGTTTTCCATGAGCGCCAACGCGTTCCATCACGCCATGCAAGCGCGCGCTCTCTCGTGGCCGCACGCCATGCTGACCACCGCCACGCACGACCACAAGCGCGGCGAAGACGTGCGCGCCCGGTTGGCCGTGCTGTCGGAACGTCCCACGCAGTGGCTGGCCGCCGCACACCAATGGCGCACAGAGCACGCTGCATGGGTGCGCCAACTGCCGACCGGCCCAGCCCCCTCACCCGCCGCTCAGTGGATGCTGTATCAGACGCTGGTGGGGATCTGGCCTGCGGATCTGGACTGGCATGACGCCGATGCCGTGCGCGAGCTGGCCGAGCGCGTCGCGCAGTGGCAGGAAAAGGCGCAGCGCGAAGCCAAGCTGCGCACCGACTGGTTCGCGCCCGATGCGGACTACGAAACCGCCAGCCGCGATTTCGTCTTGACGCTGCTGACGGGCGAGGCCGCCCCGACCTTCCTGCCTTCGCTCTCGGCCTTCGTGCAAAGCGTGGCCCCGGCCGCGGCCATCAACAGCCTCGTCCAGACCTTGCTGCGCACCACGTTGCCCGGCGTGCCCGACCTGTATCAGGGCGCTGATTTCTGGGACACCAGCCTCGTTGATCCCGACAACCGCCGGCCCGTCGACTACGCCGCGCGGCATCGCGCATTGCGGGCATTGCACGTGCATGCCGGACACAGCCTCGCATCGCTGCTCACGCATTGGACCGATGGCCGCATCAAGCAAGCCGTGCTGGCACGTGCTCTGGCCCTGCGTGCCGCGCTGCCAGCGGTGTTCGAATCCGGCGACTACCAACCGCTGGCCGTAACCGGCAGCGGCGCACACCACGTGCTGGCGTTTGCGCGTGTGCATGGCGCCCAGGCGGTCGTCGCGATCGTGCCGCTGCATGCCTCCGCCTTGCTGGGCCATACCGCCGCACCAACCTTTGCGGACGGCGCGTGGCGGGACACCACGGTCTGCCTGCCGCCGGCGCTCTCCCACACCGCGCTGCACAGCGCATTCGACGGTCAAACGCTGCACAGCCCGCGGCTGGCGCTGGGCCAAGTGCTGGCGCACCTGCCGGTCGCTCTGCTGCACACCTGA
- the malQ gene encoding 4-alpha-glucanotransferase, with the protein MDRTTPSSGTQRTPLQQLATDAGLLVDWEDAASRPMRVADEVLRAVLFTLGLPAGTPAQVSESQARLRAEAEAVAIPPLVTGVVGQPIVLQTSAPQAALLGGQIYRVDFESDGSTEGKISVSASEHHATLRLAPVQAAGYHRLTIDAGPGTVIEATLAIAPARCYGVADALRQHDRPADTRLWGASAQLYGLRCDTARAASSAGLGDYTAAGTLARHLAQRGADALALSPVHAMFTADARRYSPYSPSSRLFLNAWMIDPAALFGDEAVRQAVVDCNLVADYARLEAAQLIDWPASGNARMTVLRALHRRLLQAPLGDTVAQMLLDDFRAYCIDGGTSLRDHAHFEALNAHLGPAHWKQWPEQYQHPSYLGVQAFAREHEDAVNFHLFLQWAAARQWALAQRTAQNAGMAIGLIADLAVGTDSAGSHAWARQRDLLIGVTVGAPPDVFNAQGQGWGLTTFSPRAMRTQGFSAFIEMLRAVMAVPGGVRIDHVLGLMRLWVIPDGARPLDGVYLRYPMQDLLRLVALESWRNRCIVIGEDLGTVPPGLRDKLADEGLLGMRILWFEREYTRDDAPFKAPRTWAPASVAMTSTHDLPTLVGWWIGNDLRWQAQLGLLPAGMTEGEAHTRRMDDRAALVAAFAEHNRLVLADGGVPMIGVAPLQAALEQARAATAAQAEVILQASAQDFATAATVFTGAANTPLALVPLEDLLGLVEQPNLPSTIDTHPNWRRRLPGPSGTLLDTPTMQARLSALANARNSTS; encoded by the coding sequence ATGGACCGCACGACCCCCTCCTCAGGCACGCAGCGCACGCCGCTCCAGCAACTGGCCACGGATGCTGGGCTACTGGTCGACTGGGAAGACGCTGCCAGCCGCCCCATGCGCGTAGCCGACGAAGTGCTGCGCGCGGTGCTCTTTACGCTGGGGCTGCCGGCCGGCACGCCGGCCCAGGTATCGGAAAGCCAGGCCCGCCTGCGCGCAGAAGCCGAAGCGGTGGCCATACCGCCGCTTGTAACCGGCGTGGTCGGACAGCCGATCGTGCTGCAGACCTCGGCGCCGCAAGCCGCGTTGCTGGGCGGCCAAATCTATCGTGTCGACTTTGAATCCGACGGCAGCACGGAGGGCAAGATCAGCGTCAGCGCAAGCGAGCACCATGCAACGCTGCGCCTGGCGCCGGTGCAGGCCGCGGGCTACCACCGCCTGACCATCGACGCGGGGCCGGGCACCGTGATCGAAGCCACGCTCGCCATTGCGCCTGCGCGTTGCTATGGCGTGGCCGACGCGCTGCGCCAGCACGATCGCCCGGCCGACACCCGCCTGTGGGGCGCCTCCGCACAGCTCTACGGCTTGCGATGCGATACCGCACGCGCCGCCAGCAGCGCGGGCCTTGGCGACTACACCGCTGCGGGCACGCTGGCGCGGCATCTCGCGCAGCGCGGTGCGGATGCATTGGCGCTCAGCCCCGTGCATGCCATGTTCACGGCCGACGCGCGTCGCTATTCACCGTACTCGCCATCGAGCCGCCTGTTCCTGAACGCGTGGATGATCGACCCGGCCGCGCTCTTTGGGGACGAAGCCGTGCGGCAGGCCGTGGTCGACTGCAACCTCGTCGCCGACTACGCTCGCCTGGAAGCCGCACAGCTCATCGACTGGCCGGCCAGCGGCAACGCCCGCATGACGGTGCTGCGCGCGCTGCATCGCCGCTTGCTGCAGGCGCCGCTTGGAGACACCGTCGCCCAGATGCTGCTGGACGATTTTCGCGCGTACTGCATTGATGGCGGCACGAGCCTGCGCGATCACGCGCACTTTGAGGCACTGAATGCGCACCTTGGGCCCGCGCATTGGAAGCAGTGGCCCGAGCAGTATCAACATCCGAGCTATCTTGGCGTGCAGGCCTTCGCACGCGAGCATGAAGATGCAGTGAATTTCCACCTCTTCCTGCAATGGGCTGCGGCACGCCAGTGGGCCCTTGCGCAACGCACCGCGCAGAACGCCGGCATGGCCATCGGCCTCATCGCCGACCTCGCTGTGGGCACCGACAGCGCGGGCAGCCATGCATGGGCCCGGCAGCGCGACTTGCTGATCGGCGTGACGGTGGGGGCGCCACCCGATGTGTTCAACGCGCAGGGCCAAGGCTGGGGGCTGACGACATTCAGCCCGCGCGCCATGCGCACGCAAGGCTTCTCGGCGTTTATCGAGATGCTACGCGCAGTGATGGCCGTGCCCGGCGGCGTGCGCATCGACCACGTGCTCGGGCTGATGCGGCTGTGGGTGATTCCCGATGGCGCACGTCCGCTCGACGGCGTGTACCTGCGCTACCCGATGCAGGATCTGCTGCGGCTGGTGGCGCTGGAATCGTGGCGCAACCGCTGCATCGTCATTGGGGAAGACCTCGGCACCGTACCGCCTGGCCTGCGCGACAAGCTTGCCGACGAGGGCCTGCTTGGCATGCGCATCCTCTGGTTCGAGCGCGAATACACGCGCGACGATGCCCCCTTCAAGGCGCCGCGCACATGGGCCCCGGCGTCTGTGGCGATGACGAGCACGCACGATCTGCCCACGCTCGTCGGCTGGTGGATCGGCAACGATCTGCGCTGGCAAGCCCAGCTCGGCCTGCTGCCCGCCGGCATGACCGAGGGCGAAGCGCACACACGCCGCATGGACGATCGCGCCGCGCTGGTGGCGGCCTTTGCAGAGCACAACCGGCTGGTGCTGGCCGATGGCGGTGTGCCGATGATCGGCGTGGCGCCGCTGCAGGCTGCGTTGGAACAGGCGCGCGCGGCCACTGCAGCACAAGCCGAAGTCATCCTGCAAGCCAGCGCGCAGGACTTTGCCACGGCGGCCACCGTTTTCACGGGCGCTGCCAACACGCCGCTTGCGCTGGTGCCGCTGGAAGACCTGCTGGGCCTTGTCGAACAGCCGAACCTGCCAAGCACGATCGACACCCACCCGAACTGGCGGCGTCGCCTGCCTGGGCCGTCCGGCACGCTGCTTGACACGCCCACGATGCAAGCGCGCCTGTCCGCGCTGGCCAACGCGCGCAACAGCACGTCATGA
- the treZ gene encoding malto-oligosyltrehalose trehalohydrolase: MTAPAPRFAHDMPFGATVLADGNTRFRLWAPDATAAWVEIDDARGDVAIRMDAEPDGWYAAVTPVSAGTCYRYRITNRDGVTLSVPDPAARAQWQDIPGPSLVVDPQRYRWQHAGWQGRPWHETVLYELHVGTLGGFKGVRGRLPELARLGITAIELMPVAEFPGARNWGYDGVLPFAPDASYGTPDDLKALIDTAHGLGMMVFLDVVYNHFGPDGNYLHHYARSFFRDDVHTPWGAAIDFRMPQVREFFIQNALMWLMEYRFDGLRLDAVHAITERDWLGELAARVRLSVEPGRHVHLVLENEHNAASLLRDGDTHGDFDAQWNDDGHNVLHVLLTGEREAYYAAYAEAPAQRLARVLQDGFCYQGEPSPIHENAPRGEPSAHLPPTAFVLFLQNHDQIGNRAFGERLTQLAHPDALHAAQVLLLLSPQIPMLFMGEEWGSTCPFLYFTSHHGMLAEAVREGRRREFAKFEAFADPHQRERIPDPNDERTYLTSCPGEANLADPGQLNTLNRTHRLLALRHAEIIPRLPRARALDAVALGHAGALARWRMGDGSVLTLMVNLSDQPVAVPTVLAGSPADLLHESREGAAAALIAHRLPERACVALLHTPSPT; the protein is encoded by the coding sequence ATGACCGCACCTGCCCCCCGGTTTGCGCACGACATGCCGTTCGGCGCCACTGTCCTGGCGGATGGCAACACCCGCTTCCGGCTGTGGGCACCGGACGCGACCGCAGCGTGGGTCGAGATCGACGACGCGCGGGGCGACGTGGCCATCCGCATGGATGCCGAGCCCGATGGTTGGTACGCAGCGGTCACCCCCGTGAGTGCCGGCACGTGCTATCGGTACCGCATCACCAACCGGGACGGCGTGACGCTGTCCGTGCCCGACCCGGCCGCTCGCGCACAGTGGCAGGACATCCCCGGCCCAAGCCTCGTCGTCGATCCGCAGCGCTACCGCTGGCAGCACGCTGGCTGGCAGGGCCGGCCCTGGCACGAGACCGTGCTGTACGAACTGCACGTCGGCACGCTAGGCGGCTTCAAGGGGGTGCGCGGGCGGCTGCCGGAACTGGCACGCCTTGGCATCACGGCCATCGAGCTGATGCCGGTGGCGGAGTTTCCGGGCGCGCGCAACTGGGGCTATGACGGCGTACTGCCCTTTGCGCCCGACGCCAGCTACGGCACGCCGGACGACCTCAAGGCCTTGATCGACACCGCGCACGGGCTGGGCATGATGGTGTTTCTCGATGTGGTCTACAACCACTTCGGGCCCGACGGCAACTACCTGCACCACTACGCGCGCAGCTTCTTCCGCGACGATGTGCATACGCCCTGGGGCGCTGCGATCGATTTCCGCATGCCGCAGGTGCGCGAGTTCTTCATCCAGAACGCGTTGATGTGGCTGATGGAATATCGCTTTGACGGCCTGCGGCTCGACGCCGTGCACGCCATCACCGAGCGCGACTGGCTGGGTGAACTCGCGGCGCGCGTGAGGCTGTCGGTGGAGCCCGGCCGGCATGTGCATCTGGTGCTGGAGAACGAGCACAACGCCGCGTCGCTGCTGCGCGATGGCGATACCCATGGCGACTTCGACGCGCAGTGGAACGACGACGGCCACAACGTGCTTCACGTGCTGCTGACCGGCGAGCGCGAGGCCTACTACGCCGCCTATGCCGAGGCGCCCGCGCAACGCCTGGCGCGCGTGCTGCAAGACGGCTTCTGCTACCAGGGTGAGCCATCACCCATCCATGAAAACGCACCACGTGGCGAACCGAGCGCACATCTGCCGCCCACCGCGTTCGTGCTGTTCCTGCAGAACCACGACCAGATCGGCAACCGCGCCTTTGGTGAACGGCTGACGCAGCTCGCCCACCCCGATGCATTGCACGCCGCGCAGGTGCTATTGCTGCTGAGCCCACAGATTCCGATGCTGTTCATGGGTGAAGAATGGGGCAGCACGTGCCCGTTCCTGTACTTCACCAGCCACCACGGCATGCTGGCCGAAGCCGTGCGGGAAGGCCGGCGCCGCGAGTTTGCAAAGTTCGAGGCGTTCGCCGATCCGCACCAGCGCGAACGCATTCCCGACCCGAACGACGAGCGCACCTACCTCACCTCCTGCCCCGGCGAGGCGAACCTCGCCGACCCGGGACAGCTCAACACACTGAACCGCACGCACCGGCTGCTGGCACTGCGCCATGCGGAAATCATCCCGCGCCTGCCCCGTGCGCGCGCGCTCGATGCGGTGGCACTGGGCCATGCCGGCGCGCTTGCCCGCTGGCGCATGGGCGACGGCAGCGTGCTCACGCTGATGGTGAATCTGTCGGATCAACCCGTGGCGGTGCCTACGGTGCTGGCGGGCAGCCCTGCCGATCTGCTGCACGAATCGCGCGAGGGCGCGGCCGCAGCGCTCATCGCGCATCGTCTGCCGGAGCGTGCGTGCGTGGCATTGCTGCACACCCCATCGCCCACCTGA